The genomic DNA GTGATTGGTCAGGTAAGATAATATGGAGAAGTGTGGATGCATCTCAGACAGGAGAGTTCGCTTCCTTGCCTCATTTCCTTTCCTATACGTGCTAATATGAAAGGACACTGGGGGAGCCATAGGCCTTTTCTCATTTGGGAAAAAGTCTGGCCTCCCGCTCTCCTCCGCCCTCTCTCGGAAACCGATAAGTGGTCGAGGAGAGTGTCAATTCGTTAGTAGGCTAATAGAAGAGGGTCCTCCCTTCCTTGATAACCTCCTTTTGGTAAGTAAGCACAAGCAACTATTTTTGTAACTAGCTCATTGTTCTTTCTGTGGCACAAGTGTCTCCTACCTGAGTCCTTAGGACAAGTTTAGAAATTTGCCACAATTGAATCAGCTAATGTTTTCTCGAAGAGAAAAGCATGCAAACATTTAAACCATATGCTACTCCTCCTTTAATCTATTAAATGTATTTCACAACTAGCTAAATTAGTTTTATTCACTTTATCCATTTATTTTGGGATTCCACCCTGTAAACGTCATTTGCCTGATGACACACCTTTGGAGGAGTCTCATTTCATACTAGTGCATTTCCGTCCACTTTCCATCTCCTCGGTTACCTTTGACCTTTTACAAaaaagaggacggaggagagagagggtgcagCAGTTGAGTAAAACCAATTGAGaaaaggcaacaacaacaaaaaagcctaATTCTATCTTTACTTTCAGGACAACAGCGAAATTCACTTCAAAGTGAAGATGACAACACATCTAAAGAAGTTAAAGGAATCTTACAGTCAAAGACAGGTAGTTATGAAGCCCAACGATTGTCCCATCTCATTTTGACAATGTGGGTCAGAACTTCAGAATTAATGTCATCATGTTCCCAGTAACCATGTGTGATTCCTTCCTGCAGGGTGTACCAATGAACACCCTAAGGTTTCTTTTTGAAGGACAGAGAATCTCAGACAACCAAACCCCCAAAGAGGTACCCCAACCCATCCCACTTCCCTTGTATCATCCATACAGTCACTAGTCTGGGTGCCAGGCTGTTTCTCTGGCCAAACCCTTATGGAATGGCAATTCCAAACAtgaacagactggcactcaggttATACAACCACCACTGTCTCCTAAAGTCAAAATgttcttatttcttattgtttTTAGGTGACATTTCAATTTGTTTTCCTGTGAACCTTGAACATGCTTGCAGATAAACTTTCCCCTGCGTCTTtgtctgactttctctctctccctccccagcttGGAATGGAAGATGAGGATGTAATTGAAGTGTATCAGGAACAGACCGGTGGACTTTGGAATGATTAGACttgctgtattttttttctcatttagaATTTTGTATGTATTTTGCTTTTGTGCTTTGCACCATCTGGATCACACACTCTATTGGGGCTTCCATGTGCGAGGGCACAAAGAACGACTGTGTTAGAATGGATAGACGATCTGTTCTTTCTCCTTTTAAACACCTCGCACAGGCATTTCTTCTCCCTTCCTTTACAATGCAGGTAACATTGTAGTGCAGACAGTGTCATAGCTGAATGTCCCCCTATTGAGAGAGAGAACACGCATACAATGACTGGTTTTCTCTAGACTCTGCTACACACGCCTCTTTCGCACCTAAAGTTTGAATATGCCACCTCTGAATGCTAAAGCATTGTTTTGAATCTTTAACTATCCCACGTTTCCTACCACTGATGGATATGGTCTAATGATATTTAAAATATGAAATGTTTTTATGATCAGGATGTATATTTTTGCATCCA from Oncorhynchus clarkii lewisi isolate Uvic-CL-2024 chromosome 7, UVic_Ocla_1.0, whole genome shotgun sequence includes the following:
- the LOC139413036 gene encoding small ubiquitin-related modifier 1, with protein sequence MSDTETKPSSGDGSEKKDGEYIKLKVIGQDNSEIHFKVKMTTHLKKLKESYSQRQGVPMNTLRFLFEGQRISDNQTPKELGMEDEDVIEVYQEQTGGLWND